The following proteins come from a genomic window of Musa acuminata AAA Group cultivar baxijiao chromosome BXJ1-7, Cavendish_Baxijiao_AAA, whole genome shotgun sequence:
- the LOC135679858 gene encoding GDSL esterase/lipase At4g26790-like produces MATTSFPNLFLHLLCLSSLAAASARVPAVIVFGDSTVDAGNNNQIKTVLKSNFLPYGRDFTGGLPTGRFCNGRLATDFISEAFGLPPLVPAYLDPAYTIQDFAKGVCFASAGTGLDNATSDVLSVIPLWKEVEYFKEYQKKLRRHVGKARARNIVREAVYVVSIGTNDFLENYFLLVTGRFKQFTVDEFEDFLIDRAADFLTAIYRMGARKISFTGLSAIGCLPLERTTNALQGGGCIEEYNKVARDFNVKLQALIARLCASLPGLKLRYSPVYDSLLRIIRSPSSYGIENVEEGCCATGKFEMGFLCDQWSPYTCEDANKYIFWDAFHPTEKINRMMAKQALRTSLAEFL; encoded by the exons ATGGCCACCACCAGCTTCCCCAACCTCTTCCTGCACCTCCTCTGCCTCTCCTCGCTTGCCGCGGCCTCCGCCCGCGTCCCCGCCGTCATCGTCTTCGGCGACTCCACCGTCGACGCCGGCAACAACAACCAGATCAAGACGGTCCTCAAGAGCAACTTCCTCCCCTACGGGCGCGACTTCACCGGCGGCCTCCCCACCGGTCGCTTCTGCAACGGCCGTCTCGCCACCGACTTCATATCGGAGGCCTTCGGCCTCCCGCCGCTTGTTCCCGCGTACCTCGACCCGGCCTACACCATCCAAGACTTCGCCAAGGGAGTTTGCTTCGCCTCCGCCGGCACCGGCCTCGACAATGCCACCTCCGACGTGCTA TCTGTGATACCATTGTGGAAGGAGGTGGAGTACTTCAAAGAGTATCAGAAGAAGCTAAGAAGACACGTGGGGAAGGCACGGGCGAGGAACATCGTAAGGGAGGCAGTGTACGTCGTGAGCATAGGCACCAATGACTTCCTGGAGAACTACTTCTTGTTGGTGACGGGGAGGTTCAAACAGTTCACCGTGGATGAGTTCGAGGATTTCCTGATCGACCGCGCCGCCGACTTCCTCACCGCCATCTACAGGATGGGCGCCCGCAAGATATCCTTCACCGGACTCAGCGCCATCGGCTGCTTGCCGTTGGAGAGAACCACCAACGCCCTCCAAGGTGGTGGGTGCATCGAGGAGTACAACAAGGTGGCCAGGGACTTCAACGTGAAGCTGCAGGCGTTGATCGCCCGTCTGTGCGCGTCCTTGCCCGGGCTGAAGCTGAGATACTCTCCCGTCTACGACAGCTTGCTTCGCATCATTCGTAGCCCTTCTTCCTACG GGATCGAGAATGTGGAGGAGGGGTGCTGTGCCACAGGGAAGTTCGAGATGGGGTTTCTGTGTGACCAGTGGAGTCCATACACATGTGAAGATGCGA